In Sphingomonas phyllosphaerae, one DNA window encodes the following:
- a CDS encoding quinone-dependent dihydroorotate dehydrogenase: MADLLSRLVHTLDPETAHVWAIRALGGWGRSGAPLAGTMPRLETVVAGVRFPNPVGLAAGLDKDARAITGLMALGFGAVEVGTLTPLAQPGNPKPRLFRLAEDRAVINRMGFNNGGLADGVARARAADRRGGVLGINVGANKDATDRVADYVAGVRAAAAVADYVTINISSPNTPGLRDLQQGAALDELLAACVAERGATPLFLKIAPDLDAGGIDGVAKAAIARGVDALVIGNTTIARPTLRSVHAGETGGLSGAPLRALAAAKLAEVRAATGGQIALVAAGGIDSGAEAYARIRAGASLVQLYSALVYEGPGLPRRVVSELAACLARDGFASVAEAVGA, translated from the coding sequence ATGGCCGACCTGCTCTCCCGCCTCGTGCATACGCTCGATCCCGAAACCGCGCACGTCTGGGCGATTCGCGCGCTCGGCGGCTGGGGGCGGAGCGGCGCGCCGCTCGCGGGGACGATGCCACGGTTGGAGACGGTGGTGGCGGGCGTGCGCTTTCCCAATCCGGTCGGGCTGGCGGCGGGGCTCGACAAGGATGCGCGCGCGATCACCGGGTTGATGGCGCTGGGGTTCGGGGCGGTCGAGGTCGGGACGCTCACCCCGCTGGCGCAACCGGGCAATCCGAAGCCGCGGCTGTTCCGGCTGGCCGAGGATCGCGCGGTCATCAACCGGATGGGGTTCAACAACGGGGGGCTGGCGGACGGCGTTGCGCGCGCGCGGGCGGCGGATCGGCGCGGCGGGGTGCTGGGGATCAACGTCGGCGCGAACAAGGATGCGACCGATCGTGTCGCCGATTATGTCGCGGGGGTGCGCGCGGCGGCGGCGGTGGCGGATTATGTGACGATCAACATCAGCTCGCCGAACACGCCCGGCTTGCGCGACCTGCAACAGGGGGCGGCGCTCGACGAATTGCTGGCGGCGTGCGTCGCGGAGCGCGGGGCGACGCCGCTGTTCCTGAAGATCGCGCCCGATCTGGACGCAGGCGGGATCGACGGCGTGGCGAAGGCCGCGATCGCACGCGGCGTCGATGCGCTGGTGATCGGCAACACGACGATCGCGCGTCCGACGCTGCGCAGTGTTCACGCCGGGGAGACCGGCGGCCTGTCGGGCGCGCCGCTACGCGCGCTGGCGGCGGCGAAGCTGGCGGAGGTGCGCGCGGCGACCGGCGGGCAGATCGCGCTGGTGGCAGCGGGCGGGATCGACAGCGGGGCGGAGGCCTATGCGCGGATCCGGGCCGGGGCGAGTCTGGTGCAGCTGTATTCGGCGCTGGTCTATGAAGGGCCGGGGTTGCCGCGGCGGGTGGTGAGCGAACTGGCGGCTTGCTTGGCGCGCGATGGCTTCGCGAGCGTCGCGGAAGCGGTGGGGGCGTAG
- a CDS encoding SUF system Fe-S cluster assembly regulator — translation MRLSSLTDYAVVLLGAAARHCGGMARQNATSLAEETGVPLPTAQKLVSKLAAAGLIDSARGQGGGFRLSRPPASITLADIVEAVEGPIAMTSCVDAENHDCAIEGNCRVKPHWGAVNRAVRGALAGITLAQLAADAPPAAQQQMKVEA, via the coding sequence ATGCGTCTTTCCAGCCTGACCGATTATGCCGTGGTGCTGCTCGGCGCCGCCGCGCGGCATTGCGGCGGGATGGCGCGTCAGAATGCGACCTCGCTTGCCGAGGAAACCGGCGTACCGTTGCCGACCGCGCAGAAGCTGGTCAGCAAGCTCGCCGCGGCCGGGCTGATCGACAGTGCGCGTGGGCAGGGCGGCGGTTTCCGGCTGTCGCGCCCGCCGGCGTCGATCACGCTCGCCGACATCGTCGAGGCGGTCGAGGGGCCGATCGCGATGACCTCGTGCGTCGATGCCGAAAATCACGATTGCGCGATTGAGGGAAATTGCCGGGTGAAGCCGCACTGGGGTGCGGTCAACCGGGCGGTGCGCGGGGCGCTGGCGGGAATCACGCTCGCGCAACTCGCCGCAGACGCGCCGCCCGCGGCGCAGCAGCAGATGAAGGTTGAGGCATAA
- the sufB gene encoding Fe-S cluster assembly protein SufB, translating into MATKNAEAHAAVAKKYEWGFATDIEQDFAPKGLSEDTVRYISAKKNEPEWMLDWRLKAFRVWQTLEAPDWAKLNVPPIDYQDAYYYAEPKVKKTIASLDELDPEIRRTYEKLGIPIAEQEVLAGVEGARKVAVDAVFDSVSVATTFRAELKAAGVIFLSISEAIREYPDLVKKWLGKVVPQRDNYFATLNSAVFSDGTFVYVPKGVRCPMELSTYFRINAENTGQFERTLIVADEGAYVSYLEGCTAPMRDENQLHAAVVELVAMDDAEIKYSTVQNWYPGDENGVGGIYNFVTKRALCQGRNSKVSWTQVETGSAITWKYPSCVLAGDGSVGEFYSVAVTNNRQQADTGTKMIHLGKNTKSTIVSKGISAGRSDNTYRGLVRVAASAENVRNFTQCDSLLLSDQCGAHTVPYIEVKNPSAQIEHEATTSKISEDQLFYAMSRGLDAEAAVALIVNGFAREVLQQLPMEFAVEAQKLLGISLEGSVG; encoded by the coding sequence ATGGCCACCAAGAACGCCGAGGCACACGCCGCCGTCGCCAAGAAGTACGAATGGGGCTTCGCGACCGACATCGAGCAGGACTTCGCGCCCAAGGGGCTGAGCGAGGACACCGTCCGCTATATCTCGGCGAAGAAGAACGAGCCCGAATGGATGCTCGACTGGCGGCTGAAGGCGTTCCGCGTCTGGCAGACGCTGGAGGCGCCCGACTGGGCGAAGCTCAACGTGCCGCCGATCGACTATCAGGATGCGTATTATTACGCCGAGCCGAAGGTGAAGAAGACGATCGCCTCGCTCGACGAACTCGATCCCGAAATCCGCCGCACCTATGAGAAGCTCGGCATCCCGATCGCCGAGCAGGAAGTGCTCGCCGGCGTCGAGGGCGCGCGCAAGGTCGCGGTCGACGCGGTGTTCGACAGCGTCTCGGTCGCCACCACTTTCCGCGCCGAGCTGAAGGCGGCGGGGGTGATCTTCCTGTCGATCAGCGAGGCGATCCGCGAATATCCCGATCTGGTGAAGAAGTGGCTCGGCAAGGTCGTGCCGCAGCGCGACAATTATTTCGCGACGCTCAACTCGGCGGTCTTCTCCGACGGCACGTTCGTCTACGTGCCGAAAGGCGTGCGCTGCCCGATGGAGCTGAGCACCTATTTCCGCATCAATGCCGAGAACACCGGCCAGTTCGAGCGCACGCTGATCGTCGCCGACGAGGGCGCCTATGTCTCGTACCTCGAAGGCTGCACCGCGCCGATGCGCGACGAGAACCAGCTCCACGCCGCGGTGGTCGAGCTGGTCGCGATGGACGATGCCGAGATCAAATATTCGACCGTCCAGAACTGGTATCCCGGCGACGAGAACGGCGTCGGCGGCATCTACAATTTCGTCACCAAGCGCGCGCTCTGTCAGGGCCGCAACAGCAAGGTGTCGTGGACGCAGGTCGAGACCGGCAGCGCGATCACGTGGAAGTACCCGTCGTGCGTGCTGGCGGGCGATGGTTCGGTCGGTGAATTCTACTCGGTGGCGGTCACCAACAACCGCCAGCAGGCCGACACCGGCACCAAGATGATCCATCTCGGCAAGAACACCAAGTCGACGATCGTGTCGAAGGGGATCAGCGCCGGGCGCTCCGACAACACTTATCGCGGGCTGGTGCGCGTCGCGGCGAGCGCCGAGAACGTCCGCAACTTCACGCAATGCGACTCGCTGCTGCTGTCGGATCAGTGCGGTGCGCACACCGTGCCGTATATCGAGGTCAAGAACCCCAGCGCGCAGATCGAGCATGAGGCGACGACCAGCAAGATCAGCGAGGACCAATTGTTCTACGCGATGTCGCGCGGGCTGGACGCCGAGGCGGCGGTGGCGCTGATCGTCAACGGCTTCGCGCGCGAGGTGCTGCAGCAGCTGCCGATGGAGTTCGCGGTCGAGGCGCAGAAGCTGCTCGGCATCAGCCTAGAGGGTAGTGTGGGCTAA
- the sufC gene encoding Fe-S cluster assembly ATPase SufC, which yields MLKIENLHAEIDGKEILKGLSLEVNAGEIHAIMGPNGAGKSTLGYVLGGRPGYEVTEGSITFNGEDLLEKEPHERAAAGVFLGFQYPVEIPGVSNVQFLRESLNAQRTSRGEKPLSGAEFLKLARAQADALGLQQDMLKRPVNVGFSGGEKKRNEMVQMGIIDPAFAILDETDSGLDIDALRIVGDGINRIMRKPDKAVLLITHYQRLLDYVQPDRVHVLADGRITRSGGPELAHELERQGYAEVAA from the coding sequence ATGCTGAAAATCGAAAACCTCCACGCCGAAATCGACGGCAAGGAAATCCTCAAGGGCCTGTCGCTCGAGGTCAACGCGGGCGAGATACACGCGATCATGGGGCCGAACGGCGCGGGTAAGTCGACGCTCGGCTACGTCCTCGGCGGCCGCCCCGGCTACGAGGTGACCGAGGGGTCGATCACCTTCAACGGCGAGGACCTGCTGGAGAAGGAACCTCACGAGCGCGCCGCTGCCGGCGTGTTCCTCGGCTTCCAGTATCCGGTCGAGATTCCCGGCGTCTCGAACGTCCAGTTCCTCCGCGAATCGCTCAACGCGCAGCGCACCAGCCGCGGCGAGAAGCCGCTGTCGGGCGCGGAGTTCCTCAAGCTCGCCCGTGCGCAGGCCGATGCGCTCGGGCTCCAGCAGGACATGCTCAAGCGCCCGGTCAACGTCGGCTTCTCGGGCGGCGAGAAGAAGCGCAACGAGATGGTGCAGATGGGCATCATCGACCCGGCCTTCGCGATCCTCGACGAAACCGACTCGGGGCTCGACATCGACGCGCTGCGGATCGTCGGCGACGGCATCAACCGCATCATGCGCAAGCCCGACAAGGCGGTGCTGCTCATCACCCACTACCAGCGCCTGCTCGATTATGTGCAGCCCGATCGTGTCCACGTCCTCGCCGATGGTCGCATCACCCGCTCGGGCGGGCCGGAGCTGGCGCACGAGCTGGAGCGGCAGGGCTATGCCGAGGTCGCCGCGTGA
- a CDS encoding SufD family Fe-S cluster assembly protein, whose translation MTLDLPSNREEAWRWADLGGIAAAAALAPITRPDAQFLDLPGAKLLFVDGVLDDAASDLHRVRVGDLAPGAHALGKRATRGWSLHLDAQAVAHPVQVVHVATGGDNHVAAEIVLDTDTSAQVVETFVGAGWANRNTRIRLGKAARLMRAVRMTQAAGFVTLRDEAEVGEGASLIGTMLAAGDQGVRIDAAITLAGEGGYAEYGGALLTRDRLRQECAVRVRHAEPNGQSHQLWRAVAADQSQASLAAAVEVARHAQKTDGEQSLRGLLLHRTATVNLKPELEIFADDVKCAHGATVGELDARALFYMESRGIPAPRAKALLTRAFVADALDRIADETVRAAFAADADAWLESAL comes from the coding sequence GTGACGCTCGATCTCCCCTCCAACCGCGAGGAAGCGTGGCGCTGGGCGGATCTCGGCGGGATCGCCGCCGCCGCCGCGCTCGCGCCGATCACGCGTCCCGACGCGCAGTTCCTCGACCTGCCCGGCGCGAAGCTGCTGTTCGTCGACGGCGTCCTTGATGACGCCGCCAGCGACCTTCACCGCGTTCGGGTCGGCGACCTGGCCCCCGGCGCGCACGCGCTCGGCAAGCGCGCCACCCGCGGCTGGTCGCTCCACCTCGATGCGCAGGCGGTCGCGCACCCGGTGCAGGTCGTGCATGTCGCGACCGGCGGCGACAATCACGTCGCCGCGGAGATCGTGCTCGACACCGACACCTCGGCGCAGGTCGTCGAGACCTTCGTCGGCGCGGGCTGGGCGAACCGCAACACCCGCATCCGGCTCGGCAAGGCCGCGCGGCTGATGCGCGCCGTCCGCATGACGCAAGCGGCGGGCTTCGTCACGCTGCGCGACGAGGCGGAAGTGGGCGAGGGCGCGAGCTTGATCGGCACGATGCTCGCGGCGGGCGATCAGGGCGTTCGCATCGACGCCGCGATCACGCTGGCGGGCGAGGGCGGCTATGCCGAGTACGGTGGCGCGCTGCTGACCCGCGACCGGCTTCGTCAAGAATGCGCGGTGCGCGTCCGCCACGCCGAGCCTAACGGCCAGTCGCACCAATTGTGGCGCGCGGTCGCGGCCGACCAGTCGCAGGCGAGCCTCGCCGCCGCAGTCGAGGTCGCGCGCCACGCGCAGAAGACCGACGGCGAGCAATCGTTGCGCGGCCTGCTCCTCCACCGCACCGCGACCGTCAATCTCAAGCCCGAGCTGGAGATTTTCGCCGACGACGTGAAGTGCGCGCACGGTGCGACGGTCGGCGAACTCGATGCGCGCGCCTTGTTCTACATGGAGAGCCGCGGCATCCCGGCGCCGCGCGCCAAGGCGTTGCTGACCCGCGCGTTCGTCGCCGACGCGCTCGATCGCATCGCCGACGAAACGGTCCGCGCTGCCTTCGCCGCCGACGCGGATGCGTGGCTGGAGAGCGCGTTGTGA
- a CDS encoding cysteine desulfurase: MSVTTADRPLDVVADFPAIPEGWAYLDTAATAQKPRAVIDAITRGYDTTYATVHRGVYQRSADMTLAYEAARANIADLIGAPANEIVFVRGATEAINLVAQSWAAQNLKAGDRILLSMLEHHSNIVPWQMVAERVGAAIDVIPLTHDHRIDLDAMAAMIRPEHKLVALAHVSNVLGSILNVAKASAIAHAVGAKILIDGCQAVPRVAVDVAALGCDFYVFSGHKLYGPTGIGVLWARAELLDVMPPYQGGGSMIDRVSFERTTYAPAPTRFEAGTPHIVGALGLSAAVDYVRAIGLDRIHAHETALVREARAALSRVNSIRVLGPDDSAGIVSFVMEGVHPHDIGTILDGSRVAIRAGHHCAQPLMAALGVEATARASFAVYNGPEDVAALAAGIERVKRIFG, translated from the coding sequence ATGAGCGTGACGACCGCCGATCGCCCGCTCGACGTGGTTGCGGATTTCCCCGCAATCCCGGAGGGTTGGGCGTATCTCGACACCGCCGCGACCGCGCAGAAGCCAAGGGCCGTGATCGACGCGATCACCCGCGGCTACGACACCACTTACGCCACCGTTCACCGCGGCGTGTACCAACGTTCGGCGGACATGACGCTGGCCTATGAGGCGGCGCGTGCAAACATCGCCGACCTGATCGGCGCGCCCGCGAACGAGATCGTCTTCGTCCGCGGCGCGACCGAGGCGATCAACCTCGTCGCGCAGTCATGGGCGGCGCAGAACCTCAAGGCCGGCGACCGCATCCTGCTGTCGATGCTCGAGCATCACAGCAACATCGTGCCGTGGCAGATGGTCGCCGAGCGCGTCGGCGCGGCGATCGACGTGATCCCGCTCACGCACGATCATCGCATCGACCTCGACGCGATGGCGGCGATGATCCGCCCCGAACACAAATTGGTCGCGCTGGCGCATGTCTCGAACGTGCTCGGCTCGATCCTCAACGTCGCCAAGGCCAGCGCGATCGCACATGCGGTCGGCGCGAAGATCCTGATCGACGGCTGTCAGGCGGTGCCGCGCGTGGCGGTCGATGTCGCCGCGCTCGGCTGCGATTTCTACGTCTTCTCCGGGCACAAGCTCTACGGTCCGACCGGCATCGGCGTGCTGTGGGCACGCGCCGAGCTGCTCGACGTTATGCCGCCCTATCAGGGCGGCGGGTCGATGATCGACCGCGTCTCGTTCGAGCGCACCACCTACGCCCCCGCACCGACGCGCTTCGAGGCCGGGACGCCGCATATCGTCGGCGCGCTCGGCCTGTCGGCGGCGGTCGATTACGTCCGTGCGATCGGGCTCGACCGCATCCATGCGCACGAAACCGCTTTGGTGCGCGAGGCACGCGCCGCGCTGTCGCGCGTCAATTCGATCCGAGTGCTCGGGCCGGACGACAGCGCCGGGATCGTCTCCTTCGTGATGGAGGGGGTGCATCCGCACGACATCGGCACCATCTTGGACGGGAGCCGGGTCGCGATCCGCGCCGGGCATCATTGCGCCCAGCCGCTGATGGCGGCGCTGGGCGTCGAGGCGACCGCGCGCGCCAGCTTCGCGGTCTATAACGGCCCGGAGGACGTGGCGGCGCTGGCGGCCGGGATCGAGCGAGTGAAGAGGATTTTTGGATGA
- a CDS encoding SUF system Fe-S cluster assembly protein, protein MSDSVRSETVEAVDKPPRAQVSDAIDTGAERQRDYLSGFLAQKPTGEAAHEPGGALYEAVIDALKDIFDPEIPVNIYDLGLIYGVDVTEDGHAAVTMTLTTPHCPVAESMPGEVEMRVAAVPGIAFADVNLVWDPPWDPQKMSDDARLELGML, encoded by the coding sequence ATGAGCGACTCGGTGCGGAGCGAAACGGTCGAGGCGGTCGACAAGCCGCCGCGCGCGCAGGTGTCCGACGCGATCGATACGGGTGCGGAGCGGCAGCGCGATTATCTGTCGGGGTTCCTTGCGCAGAAACCGACCGGCGAGGCCGCGCACGAACCAGGCGGCGCGCTGTACGAGGCGGTGATCGACGCGCTCAAGGATATCTTCGACCCCGAAATCCCGGTCAACATCTATGACCTCGGGCTGATCTACGGCGTCGACGTCACCGAGGACGGTCATGCCGCGGTGACGATGACGCTGACCACGCCGCATTGCCCGGTCGCCGAGTCGATGCCCGGCGAGGTCGAGATGCGCGTCGCGGCGGTGCCCGGCATCGCCTTTGCCGACGTCAACCTCGTCTGGGACCCGCCATGGGACCCGCAGAAGATGTCCGACGACGCGCGGCTCGAACTGGGGATGCTGTGA
- a CDS encoding iron-sulfur cluster assembly accessory protein, with protein MATTLRARPAPLLLTPTAEARIAELMAKAPAGAIGVKLSTPRRGCSGLAYSVDYVTEAQPMDERIETPGGTLFVDGGSILYLIGSTMNWVEDDFTAGFVFNNPNAKGACGCGESFTV; from the coding sequence ATGGCCACCACGCTCCGCGCGCGCCCCGCGCCGCTGCTGCTGACGCCGACCGCGGAGGCGCGCATCGCCGAGCTAATGGCCAAGGCCCCCGCCGGTGCGATCGGCGTCAAGCTGTCCACCCCGCGCCGCGGCTGCTCGGGGCTGGCCTATTCGGTCGATTACGTCACCGAGGCCCAGCCGATGGACGAGCGGATCGAGACGCCCGGCGGCACCTTGTTCGTCGACGGCGGGTCGATCCTGTATCTGATCGGCTCGACGATGAACTGGGTCGAGGACGATTTTACCGCAGGCTTCGTCTTCAACAACCCCAACGCCAAGGGCGCGTGCGGCTGCGGCGAGAGCTTCACGGTTTGA
- a CDS encoding YihY/virulence factor BrkB family protein — protein sequence MKAAYTAANDDNLGLIAAGAAFYIISSIAPILAVTVFTYGLFADAATVQEDIRALFAALPGDVATLVGQQLDIVTSGSQGRKGLGLILALVIALYGGSKAATAMMTALNVAYEVKDKRNFIVWTLTSFAIVLGGIVLIFLGIAASAVVAFIGALIPWFPGIVLALIRVATYALLATIVITGASLLFRFGPYRHGSRLRWATPGTVTATLVWLIATTGFSLYVANFGNYGATYGSLGAIIVALTWLWLSVYAFLLGAALDVQAYRGRAVETVAATPATA from the coding sequence ATGAAGGCCGCCTACACCGCCGCGAACGACGACAATCTCGGGCTGATCGCGGCCGGCGCAGCCTTTTACATCATCTCGTCGATCGCCCCGATCCTCGCCGTAACCGTCTTCACCTATGGCCTGTTCGCCGACGCGGCGACCGTCCAAGAGGACATTCGCGCGCTGTTCGCCGCCTTGCCGGGCGACGTGGCCACATTGGTTGGGCAGCAACTCGACATCGTCACCTCGGGCTCGCAAGGTCGCAAGGGGCTAGGGCTGATCCTCGCGCTCGTCATCGCGCTCTACGGCGGCAGCAAGGCGGCAACCGCGATGATGACCGCGCTCAACGTCGCCTATGAGGTCAAGGACAAGCGCAACTTCATCGTCTGGACGCTCACCTCGTTCGCGATTGTGCTTGGCGGGATCGTGCTGATCTTCCTCGGTATCGCCGCCAGCGCGGTGGTGGCGTTCATCGGGGCGCTGATCCCGTGGTTTCCGGGCATCGTCCTCGCGCTGATCCGCGTCGCCACCTATGCGCTGCTCGCGACGATCGTCATCACCGGCGCCTCGCTGCTCTTCCGCTTCGGCCCGTATCGCCACGGTTCGCGGCTGCGCTGGGCGACGCCCGGGACGGTGACCGCGACCCTCGTGTGGCTGATCGCGACCACCGGCTTCAGCCTCTACGTCGCCAATTTCGGCAATTACGGCGCGACCTACGGCTCGCTGGGGGCGATCATCGTCGCGCTGACGTGGCTGTGGCTCAGCGTCTACGCCTTCCTGCTCGGTGCCGCGCTCGACGTGCAGGCGTATCGCGGTCGCGCGGTGGAAACCGTTGCTGCAACACCGGCTACCGCCTAG
- a CDS encoding glycogen/starch/alpha-glucan phosphorylase, whose protein sequence is MIETETARQRGPLALNILDTLVHRIGKDEQAARPHDWLAATIFTVRNEIIERWMVSTKAAHAAGAKRVYYLSLEFLIGRLLRDTLANLSARDEVAKALNELGVDLAALEEIEPDAALGNGGLGRLAACFMESLATLDLPAYGYGIRYVNGMFRQRIDDGWQVELPETWLQYGNPWEFRRRESAYVIGFGGEVHGDESGAVTWKPGEVVEAMAVDTPVVGWRGRRVNTLRLWTARSLDPFKLDAFNQGDFAGAMADQLRAETLVRVLYPNDSTAAGQELRLRQEYFFSSASIQDIVRRHVQYFGDIRTLPTRAAIQLNDTHPAVSVAELMRLLLDEHGLAFDEAWEITQATFGYTNHTLLPEALESWPLPLFERLLPRHMQLVYAINAKLLRAARKAEGMDDRAIAAISLIDEGGERRVRMANLAFAGAHSVNGVAALHTGLMKTTVFADLHQLYPDRINNKTNGITPRRWLQECNPGLTSLIREAIGDGFMDDAGKLTALAPFAEDASFRERFAAVKRANKAALSDYLRAEMGVRLDPSAIFDVQIKRIHEYKRQLLNIIETVALYDQIRSHPERDWTPRVKLFAGKAASSYHQAKLIIKLAGDVARRVNADPSIGGLLKVAFVPNYNVSLAERMVPAADLSEQISTAGMEASGTGNMKFALNGALTIGTLDGANVEIRDHVGAENIVIFGLTADEVAAKRAGGYNPRAVIENSSELAQAVNAIASGVFSPDDHDRYRDLMKGLYDHDWFMVAADFDAYAAAQRDVDARWADRDGWSRSAIRNVANMGWFSSDRTIGEYAREIWGVK, encoded by the coding sequence GTGATCGAGACCGAAACCGCGCGGCAGCGGGGGCCGCTTGCGCTCAATATCCTCGACACGCTGGTGCACCGCATCGGCAAGGACGAGCAGGCGGCGCGCCCGCACGACTGGCTCGCGGCGACGATCTTCACCGTTCGCAACGAAATCATCGAGCGTTGGATGGTGTCCACCAAGGCGGCGCACGCTGCGGGGGCGAAGCGCGTCTATTATCTCAGCCTCGAATTCCTGATCGGGCGGCTGCTGCGCGATACGCTCGCGAACCTGTCGGCGCGCGACGAAGTGGCGAAGGCGCTGAACGAACTAGGCGTCGACCTCGCCGCACTGGAGGAGATCGAACCCGACGCGGCGCTCGGCAACGGCGGGCTCGGGCGCTTGGCGGCGTGTTTCATGGAGAGCCTCGCGACGCTCGACCTTCCCGCTTACGGCTATGGCATCCGCTATGTGAACGGCATGTTCCGCCAGCGGATCGACGACGGCTGGCAGGTCGAGCTACCCGAGACGTGGCTGCAATACGGCAACCCATGGGAATTCCGTCGCCGCGAGAGCGCCTATGTCATCGGCTTCGGCGGCGAGGTGCACGGCGACGAAAGCGGCGCGGTGACGTGGAAGCCCGGCGAAGTCGTCGAGGCGATGGCGGTCGACACGCCCGTCGTCGGCTGGCGCGGACGGCGCGTCAACACGCTGCGGCTGTGGACCGCACGCAGCCTCGATCCGTTCAAGCTCGACGCGTTCAACCAGGGCGATTTCGCCGGCGCGATGGCGGACCAGCTGCGCGCCGAAACCTTGGTCCGCGTCCTCTATCCCAACGACTCGACGGCGGCGGGACAGGAATTGCGGCTGCGGCAGGAGTATTTCTTCTCCTCCGCCTCGATCCAGGACATCGTCCGACGCCACGTTCAGTATTTCGGGGACATCCGCACGCTGCCGACCCGCGCCGCGATCCAGCTCAACGATACGCATCCGGCGGTGTCGGTCGCCGAGCTGATGCGGCTGCTGCTCGACGAACACGGTCTCGCCTTCGACGAGGCGTGGGAGATCACGCAGGCGACGTTCGGCTACACCAACCACACGCTCCTGCCCGAGGCGCTGGAGAGCTGGCCGCTGCCGCTGTTCGAGCGGCTGCTGCCGCGCCACATGCAATTGGTCTATGCGATCAACGCCAAATTGCTCCGCGCCGCGCGCAAGGCAGAGGGAATGGACGATCGTGCGATCGCCGCGATCAGCCTGATCGACGAGGGCGGCGAGCGGCGGGTGCGGATGGCCAATCTCGCCTTCGCCGGCGCGCACAGCGTCAACGGCGTCGCGGCGCTGCATACGGGCCTGATGAAGACCACCGTCTTCGCCGACCTGCACCAGCTTTATCCCGATCGGATCAACAACAAGACCAACGGCATCACTCCGCGCCGCTGGTTGCAGGAATGCAATCCGGGGCTGACGTCGCTGATCCGCGAGGCGATCGGCGACGGGTTCATGGACGATGCCGGTAAGCTGACCGCGCTCGCCCCGTTCGCCGAGGATGCCTCGTTCCGCGAGCGTTTCGCCGCGGTCAAGCGCGCCAACAAGGCGGCACTGTCGGACTATCTGCGCGCCGAAATGGGCGTGCGCCTTGATCCGTCGGCGATCTTCGACGTGCAGATCAAGCGGATCCACGAATACAAGCGTCAGTTGCTCAACATCATCGAGACGGTCGCGCTCTACGACCAGATCCGCAGCCATCCGGAGCGCGACTGGACGCCGCGCGTCAAGCTGTTCGCGGGCAAGGCGGCGTCGAGCTATCACCAGGCCAAGCTCATCATCAAGCTGGCCGGCGACGTCGCACGGCGCGTCAATGCCGATCCGTCGATCGGCGGGCTGCTCAAGGTCGCGTTTGTCCCCAATTACAACGTCAGCCTCGCCGAGCGGATGGTGCCCGCCGCCGATCTGTCCGAACAGATCTCGACCGCCGGCATGGAGGCGTCGGGCACCGGCAACATGAAGTTCGCGCTCAACGGCGCGCTGACGATCGGCACGCTCGACGGCGCGAACGTCGAGATCCGCGATCACGTCGGTGCCGAGAATATCGTGATCTTCGGCCTGACCGCCGACGAGGTCGCCGCGAAGCGTGCCGGCGGCTACAATCCGCGCGCGGTCATCGAAAATTCATCCGAACTGGCGCAGGCGGTGAACGCGATCGCTTCCGGCGTGTTTTCACCAGATGACCACGACCGCTACCGCGACCTCATGAAAGGCCTGTACGACCATGACTGGTTCATGGTGGCGGCGGATTTCGACGCCTATGCCGCCGCGCAACGCGACGTGGACGCGCGCTGGGCGGATCGTGACGGGTGGAGCCGCAGCGCGATCCGCAACGTCGCGAACATGGGCTGGTTCTCGTCGGACCGGACGATCGGCGAATATGCACGCGAGATCTGGGGCGTGAAGTGA